The bacterium genome includes a window with the following:
- the era gene encoding GTPase Era: MKAGYIALVGEPNVGKSTLFNYLLKNKLSAVSPKPQTTRNRILGILVREQCQLCFFDTPGIITPDYPLQENMIHQLQQAIQDADIVVWITDPWFRSVRFPENLAKVARTKPFIAVVNKIDLADEPRVKRALSEIASSGISDAIALSALTGTGVEGLLSKLCDLLPENPFLYPEDDISDSPVRFFVAEIIREKIFQKFKEEIPYSTCVQIEEYKEHEEGKDLIRAVIYVERESQKGILIGKKGIALKRIGEAARKDIEVLIDHPVYLELWVKVKEQWRKDKKFLKEIGY; this comes from the coding sequence ATGAAAGCCGGTTATATCGCCCTGGTCGGTGAACCCAATGTCGGCAAATCGACCTTGTTCAACTATCTTCTCAAGAACAAACTCTCCGCCGTAAGCCCCAAGCCACAGACCACGCGGAACCGCATCCTTGGGATCCTGGTGCGTGAGCAATGCCAGCTGTGTTTTTTCGACACGCCCGGCATTATCACGCCTGATTATCCACTGCAGGAAAATATGATCCACCAGCTGCAGCAGGCAATCCAGGACGCGGACATTGTTGTCTGGATCACCGATCCCTGGTTTAGATCTGTCCGTTTCCCGGAGAACCTGGCCAAAGTCGCTCGCACCAAGCCATTCATTGCGGTTGTCAATAAAATCGACCTTGCTGACGAACCCCGGGTAAAGCGCGCTCTTTCGGAGATCGCGTCATCCGGTATCAGCGATGCGATTGCATTGTCGGCGTTGACAGGCACCGGAGTTGAGGGGCTCTTGTCAAAACTCTGCGACTTGCTGCCGGAAAATCCATTCTTGTATCCGGAGGATGATATCTCGGACAGCCCGGTGCGGTTTTTTGTGGCTGAGATCATCCGGGAAAAAATATTCCAGAAATTCAAGGAAGAAATTCCCTATTCGACCTGCGTCCAGATCGAGGAATACAAGGAGCATGAAGAGGGAAAAGACCTGATCCGGGCCGTGATCTACGTGGAGCGCGAATCACAGAAAGGCATTCTTATCGGTAAAAAGGGAATTGCCCTCAAGCGGATCGGCGAAGCCGCTCGCAAGGATATCGAGGTCCTTATCGACCACCCGGTCTATTTGGAACTCTGGGTCAAGGTCAAGGAACAATGGCGCAAGGATAAGAAATTTTTGAAGGAAATAGGATACTAA
- a CDS encoding adenosine-specific kinase — translation MDIKKIKIDTPPGANVICGQSHFIKTAEDLFEALVNSVPTIAFGLAFNEASGPCLVRYEGNDDELTALASKYARAIGAGHFFIIFIKNAFPINVLDRIKACPEVLAVFCATANPVEVLLVDDEMGKGVVGVIDGSAVVGIEDNAARKERYGFLRKIKYKL, via the coding sequence ATGGACATTAAAAAGATCAAGATCGATACGCCACCTGGTGCGAATGTCATCTGCGGACAAAGCCATTTCATCAAGACCGCGGAAGACCTTTTTGAGGCGCTGGTGAACTCGGTACCGACGATCGCCTTCGGGCTGGCTTTCAACGAGGCCTCGGGTCCGTGCCTTGTCCGTTATGAAGGCAATGATGACGAACTTACTGCGCTGGCGTCAAAATATGCCCGGGCGATCGGCGCCGGTCATTTTTTCATCATCTTTATAAAAAACGCTTTCCCCATCAATGTTCTTGACCGGATAAAAGCGTGCCCGGAAGTGCTTGCGGTCTTTTGTGCGACCGCGAACCCGGTCGAGGTGCTTCTGGTCGATGATGAAATGGGCAAAGGCGTGGTCGGCGTTATTGACGGCTCCGCCGTAGTAGGTATAGAGGATAACGCGGCTCGCAAGGAACGTTATGGATTCTTGCGGAAAATAAAATACAAACTATAG